Proteins encoded together in one Epinephelus moara isolate mb chromosome 2, YSFRI_EMoa_1.0, whole genome shotgun sequence window:
- the dusp14 gene encoding dual specificity protein phosphatase 14 encodes MGSRSQGFFHHHHNHHRSSMVPTVVPRLLPENGSLLGGIAQITPNLFLSRGNVASNRSLLLSKGITCVVNATIELPNFNWPHMEYVKVPLADMPHSPISLYFDSVADKIHSVGRKRGAVLVHCAAGVSRSASLCLAYLMKYHRVSLAEAHAWVKARRPVIRPNGGFWRQLIEYERKLFGRNSVKMVQTPYGVIPDVYERDRRSLAPYWGL; translated from the coding sequence ATGGGTTCCCGCAGCCAAGGGTTCTTCCACCATCACCACAACCATCATCGTAGCTCCATGGTGCCCACTGTTGTGCCCAGGCTGCTGCCTGAGAATGGCAGCCTGCTGGGGGGCATCGCGCAAATCACCCCCAACCTCTTCCTCAGCAGAGGGAATGTGGCATCCAACCGCAGCCTGCTGCTGTCCAAAGGCATCACCTGTGTGGTCAATGCCACTATCGAGCTCCCCAACTTCAACTGGCCACACATGGAGTATGTAAAGGTCCCTCTGGCCGATATGCCCCACTCCCCCATCTCCTTGTACTTCGACAGTGTGGCTGATAAGATCCACAGCGTGGGACGAAAGCGAGGGGCAGTGCTGGTGCACTGTGCGGCAGGCGTGAGCCGCTCAGCCTCTCTCTGCCTGGCGTACCTCATGAAGTATCATCGTGTGTCTCTGGCTGAGGCCCACGCCTGGGTAAAAGCCCGCCGCCCTGTCATCAGGCCCAACGGTGGTTTCTGGCGCCAGCTCATCGAGTACGAGAGAAAGCTGTTTGGTAGAAACTCTGTTAAGATGGTTCAGACTCCCTACGGGGTCATACCTGATGTTTATGAGAGGGACCGCAGGAGCCTGGCTCCGTACTGGGGCCTGTAA